A region of Plantactinospora sp. BC1 DNA encodes the following proteins:
- a CDS encoding glycoside hydrolase family 95-like protein, whose amino-acid sequence MKVSTPIRVMLAALLTGGLVATGPATPAAAAPTDAAFNSSTGTLNVNYASYLSKHDIVYNRPNTNPLHGLTVGNGRTGAMVWSQNGLSMQVSGVDLAQQSTYAAGNVNLFSNPQLDTGYTTFQQRLSLYDGTLTTKYDNNRTVTIMGSPNSEVMGIHVEDSRPGVTSVGLDLSLWDLNSVQNIADVPNLTTWRTASTFADSTGVGISRGQADPNNFGYTLAATVEGASYTSQTVNGTRVRLNITPTSSYTVWFTAASRINSPGQNSVQQARNQLAAVKATGYASTLNNYRNWWHNFWARSFVQYSNAGGDADYLENVYYLATYMIAAGGFGNYPLHFINGVFRATQDNSKWSNGYWYWNQRDVYNSFYASNHVDLMAGFNRLYSRNLAALKSFTTTRYGSDGLWVPETMGWDGNARGTVNSDYVNDLYSTGTEAAYNMYLQYRYTNDENYLRNTAYPYMREAVKFYEDILSRDSSGRYYMANSNAHETYWDVRNAITDLAAVRLLFPLTIAVSQQLGLDSGLRANWQNIVNNLAPYQISNGAYLPHDPPSSPTRNGENVALELVWPYDLTGIGYPDYQTAVNTWNVRPHPYGNVWANDHVHAARLGLGNQAFQGMRTMLQKYQNYPNGMTNNTNGVFEYLGIHLAAMNESLMQSYNDKIRVFPAVPTDASFVGRFTLLAKDGFLVSSEREAGEIKYVGLRSLHGKQARVVNPWGNQEVRVRRTSDNAVLTTSTAGEIAFATAANANYVLERTGKPLASYSAATLTGSANQGAKALSGTASTLGLGGGPGNPGGGELVNNTLLSYDANWHLTTARGYGDYNDDTHHSTTVGATASYTFTGTGVEYLSERFSDMGNVDVYLDNVLQANVNLNASGARQAQQVVWRRTGLSNGQHTIRIVNRTTSVGMVDALRILTGGSQPSGGVALRAQANGQYVSASDAGAGNLVANAAAVGSWEQFDQVDLGGGTIGLRARVNNQFVCAENAGADPLIANRPSAGAWETFALVRNSDGSVSLRANVNGRYVVAENGGAAPLIANRDSIGPWEKFDLVPA is encoded by the coding sequence ATGAAGGTGAGTACGCCGATCCGCGTCATGCTCGCCGCCCTGCTCACCGGTGGTCTCGTCGCCACCGGCCCGGCCACACCGGCCGCAGCGGCGCCCACCGACGCCGCGTTCAATTCGAGCACCGGCACCCTGAACGTCAACTACGCCAGCTACCTGTCGAAGCACGACATCGTCTACAACCGGCCGAACACCAACCCGCTGCACGGCCTGACCGTCGGCAACGGCAGGACCGGGGCGATGGTGTGGAGCCAGAACGGCCTGTCGATGCAGGTCTCCGGAGTCGACCTGGCCCAGCAGTCGACCTATGCGGCCGGCAACGTCAACCTGTTCAGCAACCCGCAGCTGGACACCGGCTACACCACGTTCCAACAGCGGCTGTCGCTCTACGACGGCACCCTGACCACGAAGTACGACAACAACCGCACCGTCACCATCATGGGCTCGCCCAACTCGGAGGTGATGGGAATCCACGTCGAGGACAGCCGGCCGGGTGTCACCAGCGTCGGCCTCGACCTGAGCCTCTGGGACCTGAACAGCGTCCAGAACATCGCTGACGTGCCGAACCTGACCACCTGGCGCACCGCGAGCACCTTCGCCGACTCGACCGGGGTCGGGATCAGCCGGGGTCAGGCCGACCCGAACAACTTCGGCTACACCCTGGCGGCCACCGTCGAAGGCGCGAGCTACACCTCGCAGACGGTCAACGGCACCCGGGTACGCCTGAACATCACCCCGACCAGCAGCTACACCGTCTGGTTCACCGCCGCCTCCCGAATCAACTCCCCGGGGCAGAACTCGGTGCAGCAGGCGCGCAACCAGCTCGCGGCGGTGAAGGCGACCGGTTACGCCAGCACGCTGAACAACTATCGCAACTGGTGGCACAACTTCTGGGCCAGGTCGTTCGTCCAGTATTCCAACGCGGGCGGGGACGCCGACTACCTGGAGAACGTCTACTACCTGGCCACCTACATGATCGCGGCGGGCGGCTTCGGCAACTATCCGCTGCACTTCATCAACGGAGTCTTCCGGGCCACCCAGGACAACTCCAAGTGGAGCAACGGCTACTGGTACTGGAACCAGCGCGACGTCTACAACTCGTTCTACGCCAGCAACCACGTCGACCTGATGGCCGGCTTCAACCGGCTCTACAGCCGCAACCTGGCCGCGCTGAAGTCCTTCACCACCACCCGGTACGGCAGTGACGGGCTCTGGGTGCCGGAGACGATGGGCTGGGACGGCAACGCCCGGGGCACCGTCAACAGCGACTACGTCAACGACCTCTACTCCACCGGCACCGAGGCCGCCTACAACATGTACCTGCAATACCGGTACACCAACGACGAGAACTACCTGCGAAACACCGCGTACCCGTACATGCGGGAGGCGGTGAAGTTCTACGAGGACATCCTCAGCCGGGACTCCTCCGGCCGCTACTACATGGCGAACTCGAACGCCCACGAGACCTACTGGGACGTCCGCAACGCCATCACCGACCTGGCGGCGGTACGGCTGCTCTTCCCGCTGACCATCGCGGTCAGCCAGCAGCTCGGGCTGGACTCGGGGCTGCGGGCCAACTGGCAGAACATCGTGAACAACCTGGCGCCGTACCAGATCTCGAACGGGGCCTACCTGCCGCACGACCCGCCGTCGTCGCCGACCCGCAACGGGGAGAACGTGGCGCTGGAGCTGGTCTGGCCCTACGACCTGACCGGGATCGGCTACCCGGATTACCAGACCGCGGTGAACACCTGGAACGTCCGGCCGCACCCCTACGGCAACGTCTGGGCCAACGACCACGTGCACGCCGCCCGGCTCGGGCTCGGCAACCAGGCGTTCCAGGGCATGCGGACGATGCTCCAGAAATATCAGAACTATCCGAACGGGATGACCAACAACACCAACGGGGTCTTCGAGTACCTCGGCATCCACCTGGCGGCGATGAACGAGTCGCTGATGCAGTCGTACAACGACAAGATCCGGGTCTTTCCGGCGGTGCCGACCGACGCGAGCTTCGTCGGCAGGTTCACCCTGCTGGCCAAGGACGGTTTCCTGGTCAGCTCCGAGCGGGAGGCCGGCGAGATCAAGTACGTCGGGCTGCGCAGCCTGCACGGCAAGCAGGCCCGGGTGGTGAACCCGTGGGGCAACCAGGAGGTACGCGTCCGGCGTACCTCGGACAACGCCGTCCTGACGACCAGCACGGCCGGCGAGATCGCCTTTGCCACGGCGGCGAACGCGAACTACGTGCTGGAACGGACCGGCAAGCCGCTGGCCAGCTACTCCGCCGCCACGCTGACCGGCAGCGCCAACCAGGGCGCGAAGGCGCTCTCCGGTACTGCCTCGACGCTCGGCCTCGGCGGCGGCCCCGGCAACCCGGGCGGCGGTGAACTGGTCAACAACACCCTGCTGAGCTACGACGCCAACTGGCACCTCACCACCGCCCGCGGGTACGGCGACTACAACGACGACACCCACCACAGCACCACGGTCGGGGCGACCGCCTCCTACACCTTCACCGGGACCGGCGTCGAATACCTCTCGGAGCGCTTCAGCGACATGGGCAACGTCGACGTCTATCTCGACAACGTGTTGCAGGCCAACGTCAACCTGAACGCCTCCGGCGCCCGGCAGGCCCAGCAGGTCGTCTGGCGCCGGACCGGGCTGTCGAACGGCCAGCACACGATCCGGATCGTCAACCGGACCACCTCGGTCGGCATGGTCGACGCGCTCCGGATCCTCACCGGCGGCAGCCAGCCGTCCGGCGGGGTGGCGCTGCGCGCCCAGGCCAACGGCCAGTACGTCAGCGCCAGCGACGCGGGCGCCGGCAACCTGGTCGCGAACGCCGCCGCCGTCGGCTCGTGGGAGCAGTTCGACCAGGTCGACCTCGGCGGCGGCACCATCGGACTGCGGGCCAGGGTGAACAACCAGTTCGTCTGCGCGGAGAACGCCGGGGCCGACCCGCTGATCGCGAACCGGCCCTCGGCCGGGGCGTGGGAGACGTTCGCCCTGGTCCGCAACTCGGACGGCTCGGTCAGCCTGCGGGCCAACGTGAACGGCAGGTACGTCGTCGCCGAGAACGGCGGCGCGGCGCCGCTGATCGCCAACCGGGACTCGATCGGCCCCTGGGAGAAGTTCGACCTGGTCCCCGCCTGA
- a CDS encoding flavin reductase: MRRNPRRYPAGRHSPATTYQCRTCRDPWPCAPARLALLVGFRGDRVGLMMYLAAHLARALRALPDTHPALIAGQLLYWVPRRR; this comes from the coding sequence ATGCGCCGGAACCCGCGGCGCTACCCGGCCGGCCGGCACAGCCCGGCGACGACGTACCAGTGTCGGACCTGCCGCGACCCGTGGCCGTGCGCGCCGGCCCGCCTTGCCCTGCTGGTCGGCTTCCGGGGTGACCGGGTGGGACTGATGATGTACCTCGCCGCGCACCTTGCCCGCGCGCTGCGAGCGCTGCCCGACACGCATCCCGCGCTGATCGCCGGGCAGCTCCTCTACTGGGTGCCCCGGCGCCGCTGA
- a CDS encoding helix-turn-helix transcriptional regulator has protein sequence MSASEYLVKDLRRTRELLGLTQEAWGDRIHFSAKHVGAVERGERPALPDYLGAVDRAFGTTFMQFYRMFVKEELVPVWYRPFNEHEQQASLLRVYQPLLVPGLLQTEAYARAILAGFRIHPDSIDAIVATRLGRQEILYRRPDPCQLVAVIDEGVLHRRVGDAEVMRDQLKALVAACEHPNVRVQVVPFEAGAYVGLDGPLVVATVDGRSVGFLEGHLKGRVVESPDATTDLEGAWEAIRDYALPGNQSLDLITRTTEKWT, from the coding sequence ATGTCCGCGAGCGAATATCTGGTAAAGGACCTACGCCGTACGCGCGAGTTGCTCGGCCTGACCCAGGAGGCGTGGGGAGATCGAATCCACTTTTCCGCCAAGCATGTCGGCGCGGTGGAGCGAGGCGAGCGGCCGGCGCTCCCGGACTATCTTGGGGCGGTCGATCGCGCCTTCGGAACCACGTTCATGCAGTTCTACCGGATGTTCGTGAAGGAGGAGCTGGTCCCGGTCTGGTACCGACCGTTCAACGAGCACGAGCAGCAGGCAAGCCTCCTCAGGGTCTACCAACCGCTGCTGGTCCCTGGCCTCCTGCAAACCGAGGCATATGCTCGGGCCATCCTGGCCGGCTTCCGCATCCATCCAGACTCCATAGATGCCATCGTGGCGACCCGGCTCGGTCGACAGGAGATCCTCTACCGCCGGCCCGACCCCTGCCAGTTGGTCGCGGTGATCGACGAGGGTGTCCTGCACCGCCGCGTCGGGGACGCGGAGGTCATGCGCGACCAGTTGAAGGCCCTGGTGGCGGCGTGCGAGCATCCCAACGTCCGGGTGCAGGTCGTCCCGTTCGAGGCCGGCGCCTATGTGGGGCTGGACGGGCCGCTGGTGGTCGCGACGGTGGACGGCCGGTCGGTTGGGTTCCTGGAAGGGCACCTGAAGGGTCGCGTGGTAGAGAGCCCGGATGCCACGACGGACCTTGAGGGCGCCTGGGAGGCAATCCGGGACTACGCTCTACCCGGTAACCAAAGCCTAGACCTGATCACGAGGACGACTGAGAAATGGACGTGA
- a CDS encoding DUF397 domain-containing protein: MDVNTAPNWHKSSRSESGQCVEVADNLPGRVFVRDSKDRQGPVLTFGPRQWRGFVEGLSRFLENQGL, translated from the coding sequence ATGGACGTGAACACCGCCCCGAACTGGCACAAGTCGTCACGCAGCGAGAGTGGACAGTGCGTCGAGGTGGCTGACAATCTCCCCGGCCGTGTCTTCGTGCGCGACAGCAAGGACCGGCAGGGACCGGTCCTGACGTTCGGCCCCCGACAGTGGCGTGGATTCGTGGAAGGGCTCTCAAGATTCTTGGAGAATCAGGGCTTGTAG
- a CDS encoding alpha/beta hydrolase, whose translation MLYQAADGRELPLLLFEPGDDTRPRAGIVLFHGGALRAGSADGLAPHCRKLAARGILAVSAGYRLLGRGAVSIDDCIADVRRAVEQFRRLAASRGLEAPQLASGGSSAGAHLAILAAMTPEASGTAPEPGIAAVVGFNPAGSNLRSFEPEVQHRLEQQVGVAAGRLTEYSLTEFVRPGNPRMQIHHGTRDEVEPIDSVRQFRDAMVRAGNECTLLEYDQAGHGFHYPGNGSHFDDVIDATALFLLDRTAAQ comes from the coding sequence ATGCTCTATCAGGCCGCCGACGGCCGGGAGCTGCCCCTGCTGCTCTTCGAGCCGGGCGACGACACACGGCCGCGCGCCGGCATCGTGCTGTTCCATGGCGGCGCCCTCCGCGCGGGCTCGGCCGACGGGCTCGCCCCGCACTGCCGGAAATTGGCGGCACGCGGAATCCTCGCGGTGTCAGCCGGTTATCGGCTGCTCGGCCGTGGCGCGGTCAGCATCGACGACTGCATCGCCGACGTTCGGCGCGCGGTCGAGCAGTTCCGCCGGCTGGCGGCGTCGCGCGGGCTCGAAGCGCCGCAGTTGGCCTCGGGTGGCAGCTCAGCCGGTGCTCATCTCGCGATCCTTGCCGCGATGACCCCGGAGGCGTCCGGCACCGCGCCGGAGCCCGGCATCGCGGCCGTGGTCGGCTTCAATCCTGCGGGATCGAATCTGCGCTCCTTCGAGCCGGAGGTGCAGCACCGCCTCGAACAGCAGGTCGGTGTCGCGGCGGGCAGATTGACCGAGTACTCGCTGACCGAGTTCGTGCGGCCGGGGAATCCGCGGATGCAGATCCACCACGGTACCCGCGACGAGGTCGAGCCGATCGACTCCGTGCGGCAGTTCCGGGACGCGATGGTGCGCGCCGGCAACGAGTGCACGCTCCTTGAATACGACCAGGCGGGACACGGGTTCCACTACCCCGGCAACGGCAGCCACTTCGACGACGTCATCGACGCCACCGCACTGTTCCTCCTCGACCGGACCGCAGCGCAGTGA
- a CDS encoding cytochrome P450 gives MTANHAMYTPEFFADPHPAYARLREQAPVHRLRNPNGLEYWLVTRFDEARAAFADGRLSKDPRRAWDALRAAGVVSGEPGEATFDLHTTDPPEHTRLRALVGRAFTTRRVAELRERTQQIADGLLDAVAERTTADLIEDYAYPLSLTVIAELLGVPSIDHGRFRAWTVAAMHPPFVTDAPMSRQEARRLLREYAIGLVAHKRDQARTGGQGDLLTALLAASDDGDQLTEAELVALTQQLLFAGHEPTTNLIGNGMAALLRHPDQLATLRERPELLPGAIEELLRFDGPTARSSPSYAVQDFTIGDTVVPAGSIVIVGIAAANRDPRRFAEPDRLDLTRGDDRHLAFGHGLHRCLGAALARMEGSVAIGTLLRRFPDLRLACAPEELSWLPFPVFRGLAALPVRVG, from the coding sequence GTGACAGCTAACCACGCGATGTACACGCCCGAGTTCTTCGCCGATCCGCACCCGGCGTACGCGCGGCTGCGTGAGCAGGCGCCGGTACATCGGCTTCGCAACCCGAACGGCCTGGAATACTGGCTGGTCACGAGGTTTGACGAGGCGCGGGCGGCGTTCGCCGACGGCCGGCTGTCGAAGGATCCGCGACGCGCCTGGGATGCCCTGCGCGCGGCCGGGGTGGTCAGCGGTGAGCCGGGCGAGGCGACGTTCGACCTGCACACCACCGACCCGCCGGAGCACACCAGGCTGCGGGCGCTGGTGGGGCGGGCGTTCACGACCCGCCGGGTGGCCGAGCTGCGGGAGCGGACCCAGCAGATCGCCGACGGCCTGCTCGACGCCGTCGCCGAGCGGACGACCGCAGACCTGATCGAAGATTACGCGTACCCGTTGTCCCTCACCGTCATCGCCGAACTGCTCGGGGTGCCGTCGATCGACCATGGCCGGTTCCGGGCCTGGACCGTCGCGGCGATGCATCCGCCGTTCGTGACCGACGCCCCGATGTCCAGGCAGGAGGCGCGCCGGCTGCTGCGGGAGTACGCCATCGGTCTGGTGGCGCACAAGCGTGACCAGGCCCGTACCGGTGGGCAGGGCGACCTGCTGACCGCGCTGCTCGCGGCGAGCGACGACGGCGACCAGCTCACCGAGGCGGAACTGGTCGCCCTCACCCAGCAACTGCTCTTCGCCGGCCACGAACCGACGACCAACCTCATCGGCAACGGCATGGCGGCCCTGCTCCGGCATCCTGACCAGTTGGCCACGCTGCGCGAGCGGCCGGAGCTGCTGCCCGGCGCGATCGAGGAGCTGTTGCGCTTTGACGGCCCCACCGCACGTTCTTCGCCGAGCTACGCCGTGCAGGACTTCACCATCGGTGACACCGTTGTTCCGGCTGGCAGCATCGTGATCGTCGGGATCGCGGCGGCCAACCGCGACCCGCGCCGGTTCGCCGAACCCGACCGGCTGGACCTCACGCGCGGCGACGACCGGCACCTGGCCTTCGGGCACGGTCTGCACCGCTGCCTGGGCGCCGCGCTCGCGCGGATGGAAGGATCCGTCGCGATCGGTACCCTGCTGCGCCGCTTCCCCGACCTGCGCCTCGCGTGCGCTCCGGAGGAGCTGAGCTGGCTCCCCTTTCCGGTCTTCCGTGGGCTGGCCGCCCTGCCCGTCCGGGTTGGCTGA
- a CDS encoding aminoglycoside phosphotransferase family protein — protein MSGTPDLGPVPQRIVVDAEQVRRLVADQFPQWADLPVWPVAEGGWDNWTFHLGSRRSVRLPCASEYALAVAKEHRWLPELAPRLPLPIPVPLAKGEPGRGYPYSWSIYPWLDGEPARADRIADPVRFAVGLAEFLAALRDVDPTDGPRPGLHNWFRGGTLRTYDGRAQYALTALDGHVDVELAGEIWKSALDARWDGVPSWFHGDVAEGNLLLNDGELAAVIDFGTCGVGDPACDLAVAWTLLTADGRQAFRERLSVDDATWARGRGWALWKTLVTCSHTLGEADESAAGNARRVLGEIFSEYAAGAVATS, from the coding sequence GTGAGCGGCACGCCGGATCTCGGTCCCGTGCCGCAGCGCATCGTCGTCGACGCCGAGCAGGTACGTCGGCTCGTCGCCGACCAGTTTCCCCAGTGGGCCGATCTGCCGGTCTGGCCGGTGGCCGAAGGCGGCTGGGACAACTGGACCTTCCACCTGGGCTCCCGCCGGTCGGTGCGGCTGCCCTGCGCATCCGAATACGCCCTGGCGGTGGCGAAGGAACACCGCTGGCTACCGGAACTCGCCCCTCGGCTCCCGCTGCCCATTCCGGTACCACTGGCGAAAGGGGAGCCGGGCCGAGGCTACCCGTACTCGTGGTCGATCTACCCGTGGTTGGACGGCGAGCCTGCCCGCGCGGACCGCATCGCCGACCCCGTCCGGTTCGCCGTCGGCCTGGCCGAGTTCCTAGCGGCCCTGCGCGACGTCGACCCCACCGACGGTCCCCGGCCCGGCCTGCACAACTGGTTCCGCGGCGGCACGCTGCGCACCTACGATGGGCGCGCGCAGTACGCGCTCACGGCACTCGACGGCCATGTCGACGTCGAGCTGGCCGGCGAGATCTGGAAGAGCGCGCTGGACGCTCGCTGGGACGGTGTGCCGAGCTGGTTCCACGGTGACGTCGCCGAGGGAAATCTCCTGCTCAACGACGGCGAATTGGCAGCCGTCATCGACTTCGGGACGTGCGGCGTCGGCGACCCGGCCTGTGACCTGGCCGTCGCATGGACGCTGCTGACCGCCGACGGCCGGCAGGCGTTCCGGGAGCGACTCTCCGTCGACGACGCGACCTGGGCGCGCGGGCGCGGCTGGGCACTCTGGAAGACGCTCGTCACCTGCTCCCACACCCTGGGCGAGGCCGACGAGTCGGCCGCCGGAAACGCACGGCGCGTCCTCGGCGAGATCTTCTCCGAGTACGCCGCCGGTGCCGTCGCCACGTCATAA